Within the Piliocolobus tephrosceles isolate RC106 chromosome 15, ASM277652v3, whole genome shotgun sequence genome, the region TGTAAGTTGTTAagaaatcataaattattttctccacGTAATTTTACGGCGAGATTAGGTGTTCAGGCTGGTCCACGAAGGTCCCCATAACCGTAGTTGTTATGACTACTGTAGTAACCAACAAAGCACTTACTGCGCATCAGGCCCTATACTAAGTGCTAAATACAGATAATTCTGAAATATTCCTAACACCGTTACTACTCCCATCTTAtagctaaggaaactgaggcctggagatgTTAACTAACTTGTCTAATGGTATAATGCAGATAAATTGAGGATAAAATGCAGATAAAACTGGAGTAGGCTGCAGTCTGGGCCCAGCCTACTGCAGATCCCTGGCTCTCAGTCCTTATGCAAGCTCTCAAAAGTACCTTAATTTATAAGCATCAGTctttcaaaaccattttttctccAGAGCTAAAAGCTCAGCAACCTATCTCCCCTTCTCTGGTGGTCAGAATACTCTTAATAACCAAATGAACACTTCCATTAACTTTTTTTATTCCCTCCACTACAAAACTCTATACCAAACCTATTTCTGATAAATCTCAAACCATGAGAGCATTCAGTCGCACATCTGACACCCACTGAGAGTTTAACTTGCCTTTGCATCCCCAGATTCCAAGAGTGCCTTGCATGTGCTCATTCATTCAAAGACACTtacaggccgggagcggtggctcacacctgtaatcccagcactttgggaggccgaggtaggaggatcgcttgaggtctggagttcgagactagcatggccaacatggtgaaacccagtctctactaaaagtacaaaagttagcctagcatggtggcacacacctgtaatcccagctactcaggaggctgaggcagaagaatcgcctgcacctgggaagcggaggttgcagtgagccgagatcgcgccattgcactcccacctgggctactgatctcaaaataagtaaattaattaattaattaattaaacaaataaagacATTTACAAATCCTACCATGACAGTTACCAACTCGTACAACACCTTCCTAAATGCTGAAGGAAAACTCCATTCAAGAGAACGCAGGCAAAAGCCCAGACTGATCATAATCCAGCATCCAGCTTTAAGCCATTCGTGGCTCACCCAAACTCCCAAGCCATTCCCCGCCGCCCCCTCCCACGCAAAAAGCTAAATTTCTCAGTATCTAAATGCTAGGTGGTTACTGATTACCAACAGTGACCCCACGTGGGACACCACCCAAGATAGCCGAGTGTAAGGAGGAGACCACCACCCGACTCCCCAAAGCAGTCTTTAAAACCCCCCCTCATCTTCGTTGACCGTGGGTAACCCGAGGACATTAAGACCCAGGCTGAAGCGGAGAGGGCAGGATTCAAGCCGGAAGCAAGCCATGCCCGCATCCGTGACCTTCTGAAGGCGCTTAACCCTATCACCCGAAAACCCCTGGTAGGGAGCGTGGTGCGGGGCAGGCGGAGGCTCGGTCCTGGAGCGGCGAGGAGGGTGGCGAGCACAGGCGGGACCCGGTCCCTGCCGGCGCCCACGACCCCGGGGGACCCTCGCGCCGCAGCCTGGCTGGAGGAAGGGCCTGGGCACTCACCCGGCCACGGGCCCGGCGCGAACGGCAGGCAGATAGGAGGCGGCATGCGGCCGGCCCGGGCCGCCAGTGAGGAGGCGCAAGGAGAGCGGGAGGCGCGGGGCCGCCCCGGCACGCAGCAGCCAACACGAGGATCTCAGCAGGGCTGCCATGGCTCGAACGTCCCTGCAGCGGGAAGCACGTTCCGCCAGAAGGACAGGAGGAGCACGTGACCTCAGGGTCGCCCGGCGCGGCAGAGACCAACTGCCGGGCGCGCCAAATGTGGGGGGAGCCAGGGATCGTTTTAGGTTGGAAGATGGAAATCCGCATTTCTCTGAGAAGAGGGGAGCCAATGTGATATTCACATAAACGATGTTGCTTGTTTCATTATCGAAGCATTTCTTTTCCGTCTTCCGTCTCCGAGCTGGGCATCGTGTTCATTCGCTGCACCCCCGCACTCCTCTGTTGGTAGAGCCGCAAGGGGTCAACTCCTCCCAGGTTGGCGCAGAGGCTTGCGGGAGGCCAACTAGTAAAAACACCGAGAACTCTCGAGAAGAGCCGACTATGAAGATCCCAGGATGGGACGGTTTCCCCCGCCCCCTAGTGCAGACGTTGCAATCAACTTTCAGCGCTGACGCGATCTCTAATAGGAACGGCCCTTCACTCTCAGAAACGCGGGCCAGAGAAACCGTGGAGAACTTTTACACCTTGCtgtttgcctcccaggttcaacatgATAGGATTTGGATTATTAGGGCCTGGGAACAGCGTAAAGGAACGCGCGGGTCACCACCTTAAGTGTGTATGCGGGGCCTCGCTTTaggaaataaatgaattctaCCAAAAGTCCTATAGTTTTAAAGCTAGAATTGAACTGTCTTCCCAAACCCTCCACACCTACCGCGACTCTCCCTTCAGTAAATGCACATATACATGTGAGAAGTAGAACAATGCAATTAAGAGTCTCCAGCCAAATCTGGGGAGAAAACAGGCAAGTTAAACCCATCgcggggccgggcgcagtggctcacgcctgtaatcccatcactttggaaggccgaggcgggtggatcacctgaggtcaagagttcgagaccagcctggccaacatggtgaaaccccNNNNNNNNNNNNNNNNNNNNNNNNNNNNNNNNNNNNNNNNNNNNNNNNNNNNNNNNNNNNNNNNNNNNNNNNNNNNNNNNNNNNNNNNNNNNNNNNNNNNGTGAAACCccctccctactaaaaaaaaaaaaaaaaaaaaaaaaaaaaaaaaagtagctgtaatctcagccactcgggaggctgaggcaggagaattgcttgaatccgggaggtggaggttgcagtgagccaagatggcgccattttccagcctggatgacacagcgagcCTCtgtccaaaacaaacaaaccacgtCGCTGCTGCCTTCACAGGGCTTATGGACTCGATCGGTTCCCTGTGTACACGTGGGAAACTGAGAACAGCCTCCCACTCCCTCTCCACCTGCTTGTCCCCTACCTATCACCAGGCGAACGCGCGGGTATTTCCTCTGGAAGCCCTCCCACGATCATTTCCCATGTGACTGTTTATCCCACTGGACCATGAACTCCTTATCAGTAGGGATTGTGATCTCTTACTGTAGGCCATAGGCCTACCCAGTGCCAGATACATAATAGGTCGcattaaatatgtgttaaattaaTGTCTATTTTGAGATGACCTAGCTTACCCGTCCTTTGAGAGATGAGGGAACGAAGACATCCCCTCCAAGTCCCCAAAAGAAATAAGGTGAAATGATTGACTCTGGGTTATATTACTGAGCATTGGGAGTATAAGTTATTCACCTATTCAACAcgtatttattgaacacatatcCAGTGCCATACACTATTTGAAATCTTGGGGATACAGCAGAGAACAAAACAACCCTAGATTCTAATTAAGCTCTTTAAAGTTTAATttgggaagacagaaaagaactGTGATGCAAAATACGCCAGGGTAAAGAGATTGAAGTTGTCATGGGgagagttgctttttttttttgaaacagcgttttgctctgtcacccaggctggagtgcagtggcgcaatcttggctcactgcagcctcgacctcttggctcaagcaatcctcccacctcagtctcctgagtagccaggattacaggcccaaaccctggataatttttgtatttttagtagagatgggtttttaccataatgcccaggctggacttgaactcatggcctcaagcaatctgcctgcctggtctcccaaagtgctgggattacaggcatgagccaccatgcccggagagttgatattttaaataggaaaaaagttGAACAGAAACCTGAAGGAAGGAAACTAGGAAGCCAGGAGAATTTtctggaaggagaaaaaaaaaaaaaaaaaaaaagaaaaagagtggtCCAGGCTTAGAGAAGGCAGACACCAAAACCCTGAGGCAATAATAGGTGTAGCCTATTCAGAGAACTCTAAGGAGGACTGTGTGGATAAGAGAAAGGAGCAGGGGGTAGGAGTAGAGGAAGGAGCAGAGGGTAGAGAGGGGCCTGGAGGTGGGAGAGGTAGTTGGAGGCCATATCAAGCAGGTGTGGTAGGTGGCCGTGAAGACTGACTTTTACTTAGAATGAGATGAGAAACCATTGGATAGTTTGGTGTGTTgcttttaaagagatggagtcttgctctgttgcccaggctagtgtgcagtgtcTATTCACAGGAGCGATTATGacacactacagccttgaactcctgggctcaagcaatcctcctaccctggcctctcaagtaaatgggactacaggtgcatgccaccacacctgtttgcttttttttttttttcttttagtgcagtggcacaatctaggctcactgcaatctctgcctccccgggtccaagtgattttcatgccttaggctcccaagtagctggaattagaggcatgcaccaccacacccagctaattatgtatttttagtagagacggggtttcaccatgttagccaagctggtctctaactcctggcctcaagtgattcccccacctcggcctcccaaaatgctgggattataggcgtgagccaccacagccagccaccCATTTGCATTTTGAAAGGGT harbors:
- the LOC111550422 gene encoding uncharacterized protein LOC111550422; translation: MLLVSLSKHFFSVFRLRAGHRVHSLHPRTPLLVEPQGVNSSQVGAEACGRPTSKNTENSREEPTMKIPGWDGFPRPLVQTLQSTFSADAISNRNGPSLSETRARETVENFYTLLFASQVQHDRIWIIRAWEQRKGTRGSPP